The Antarcticibacterium sp. 1MA-6-2 genome has a window encoding:
- a CDS encoding ATP cone domain-containing protein, which yields MKHPINIVKYSGDVVAFDVEKLINSLRRSQASEELIQQIIGQVEDQLYEGITTKKIYQMAFKMLKGKSRVSASKYKLKKALMELGPSGFPFEKLVGKLLAHEGFSTQVGVIVQGNCVQHEVDVIAQKGNKHYMIECKYHSDQGRFCNVKIPLYIHSRFLDVEKQWKHQKGHEAKLHKGGVYTNTRFTTDAIQYGKCVGMLMTSWDYPRGNGLKDRIDKSGLHPLTALTTLTKAEKTKLLDQGIILCKELHENPDFLEQMGISKLRQNKILEDSRELCRSH from the coding sequence ATGAAACATCCAATCAACATAGTAAAATATTCAGGAGATGTGGTAGCTTTTGATGTGGAGAAACTTATCAATTCATTAAGACGTTCGCAAGCAAGTGAAGAATTGATTCAGCAAATAATAGGACAAGTTGAAGACCAATTATATGAAGGCATTACCACCAAAAAAATATATCAAATGGCATTTAAAATGCTAAAAGGTAAGTCGAGAGTAAGTGCTTCAAAATACAAACTCAAAAAAGCCCTGATGGAATTAGGCCCTTCTGGCTTCCCATTTGAAAAGTTAGTAGGCAAACTATTGGCACACGAAGGATTTTCAACACAGGTTGGTGTCATAGTTCAAGGCAATTGCGTTCAGCACGAAGTGGATGTGATAGCGCAAAAAGGAAATAAACATTATATGATTGAATGTAAATACCATAGTGACCAAGGCAGGTTTTGCAATGTAAAAATCCCATTATATATCCATTCACGGTTTTTGGACGTGGAAAAGCAATGGAAACACCAAAAAGGTCACGAGGCTAAACTTCATAAAGGCGGGGTTTACACCAATACGCGTTTCACAACCGATGCCATTCAGTACGGGAAATGTGTTGGAATGCTTATGACCAGTTGGGATTATCCAAGAGGAAATGGTCTCAAGGACAGAATAGATAAATCGGGGCTACATCCCTTAACCGCTTTAACAACACTTACCAAAGCTGAAAAAACAAAATTATTGGATCAAGGCATCATACTCTGCAAGGAGCTACACGAAAATCCAGACTTTTTGGAACAAATGGGTATCAGTAAGCTAAGGCAAAATAAGATACTCGAAGATTCAAGAGAATTATGTAGATCCCATTAA
- a CDS encoding universal stress protein, translating to MRELGLKAEREGLKCRTFLEFDGGQANILKHSGHFHHDFIVTGSSGTQGGVRELLGSNVEKIVRKADVPVIVVKNKEVSFPFKDIVFVSDFLEDVSEAFKQVISIAKKCGAHIHLVRVNTQTDFNSIEQGLNPLKKFLERFPDLEKYSMNVYNEPAVETGINNYLKYNDADLIAMCTHGRTGFLSLFSKSIAEGVTNHSELPVMTIHIKK from the coding sequence TTGAGGGAACTGGGGTTAAAAGCGGAACGCGAAGGACTTAAATGCAGGACTTTTCTGGAATTTGATGGAGGCCAGGCCAATATTTTAAAACATTCCGGGCATTTTCATCACGATTTTATAGTTACGGGAAGTAGCGGTACGCAAGGCGGTGTAAGGGAATTATTGGGAAGCAACGTTGAGAAAATTGTGAGAAAAGCAGATGTGCCCGTAATTGTGGTGAAGAACAAAGAAGTATCCTTTCCTTTTAAAGATATCGTTTTTGTTTCAGATTTTCTGGAAGATGTGAGTGAAGCCTTTAAGCAGGTTATTTCTATTGCTAAAAAATGCGGTGCACATATCCACTTAGTAAGGGTCAATACACAGACTGATTTTAATAGTATTGAACAGGGTTTGAACCCCCTTAAGAAGTTCCTGGAAAGGTTTCCGGATTTGGAGAAGTACTCAATGAATGTATATAACGAACCTGCTGTAGAAACGGGTATAAACAATTACTTAAAGTATAATGATGCCGATTTGATAGCTATGTGTACCCACGGCCGTACAGGATTTTTGAGCCTATTTTCAAAAAGTATTGCCGAAGGTGTAACTAATCATTCAGAACTTCCTGTGATGACCATACATATTAAAAAATGA
- a CDS encoding universal stress protein, which produces MKNILVPTDFSENCNKAAELGIKMAKLYNSEIHFFHLMNTTSRLDKPG; this is translated from the coding sequence ATGAAAAATATACTCGTACCAACAGACTTTTCTGAAAACTGTAACAAGGCAGCAGAACTTGGAATTAAAATGGCAAAACTGTACAATTCAGAAATACATTTTTTCCATTTAATGAACACAACCAGTAGATTGGATAAACCTGGATAA